From the Homo sapiens chromosome 1, GRCh38.p14 Primary Assembly genome, one window contains:
- the ZDHHC18 gene encoding palmitoyltransferase ZDHHC18: MKDCEYQQISPGAAPLPASPGARRPGPAASPTPGPGPAPPAAPAPPRWSSSGSGSGSGSGSLGRRPRRKWEVFPGRNRFYCGGRLMLAGHGGVFALTLLLILTTTGLFFVFDCPYLARKLTLAIPIIAAILFFFVMSCLLQTSFTDPGILPRATVCEAAALEKQIDNTGSSTYRPPPRTREVLINGQMVKLKYCFTCKMFRPPRTSHCSVCDNCVERFDHHCPWVGNCVGRRNYRFFYAFILSLSFLTAFIFACVVTHLTLRAQGSNFLSTLKETPASVLELVICFFSIWSILGLSGFHTYLVASNLTTNEDIKGSWSSKRGGEASVNPYSHKSIITNCCAVLCGPLPPSLIDRRGFVQSDTVLPSPIRSDEPACRAKPDASMVGGHP, translated from the exons ATGAAGGACTGCGAGTACCAGCAGATCAGCCCCGGGGCCGCCCCGCTGCCCGCCTCCCCGGGGGCGCGCCGTCCCGGCCCCGCCGCGTCCCCGACTCCGGGCCCCGGGCCCGCGCCGcccgccgcccccgccccgccgcgctggagcagcagcggcagcggcagcggcagcgggAGCGGGAGCCTCGGCCGCCGCCCACGGCGCAAGTGGGAGGTGTTCCCGGGTCGCAATCGCTTCTACTGCGGCGGCCGCCTCATGCTGGCCGGCCACGGCGGCGTCTTCGCGCTCACGCTGCTGCTCATCCTCACCACCACCGGCCTCTTCTTCGTCTTTGA CTGTCCCTACCTGGCTCGCAAGCTGACCCTTGCCATCCCCATCATCGCTGCCATCCTCTTCTTCTTCGTCATGAGCTGCCTGCTGCAGACAAGCTTCACCGACCCTGGGATCCTGCCCCGGGCCACTGTCTGTGAAGCAGCCGCCCTGGAGAAACAGATCG aCAACACAGGCAGTTCTACATACCGGCCACCCCCTCGGACCCGGGAGGTGCTGATCAACGGGCAGATGGTGAAGCTGAAGTACTGCTTCACCTGCAAGATGTTCCGGCCACCCCGAACCTCACACTGCAGTGTCTGCGACAACTGTGTGG AACGATTTGACCATCACTGCCCCTGGGTGGGCAACTGTGTGGGGAGACGGAACTATCGCTTCTTCTACGCGTTTATTCTCTCCCTCTCATTCCTGACGGCCTTCATCTTCGCCTGTGTGGTCACCCACCTGACGTTGC GCGCTCAGGGAAGCAACTTCCTCTCCACTCTGAAGGAGACACCAGCAAG CGTGCTGGAGTTGGTGATCTGCTTCTTCTCCATCTGGTCCATTCTGGGCCTCTCAGGGTTTCACACGTACCTCGTCGCCTCCAACCTGACTACTAATGAAGAC ATCAAAGGCTCGTGGTCCAGCAAGAGGGGCGGTGAGGCCTCTGTCAACCCCTACAGCCATAAAAGTATTATCACCAACTGCTGTGCTGTGCTCTGTGGCCCCCTACCTCCCAG CCTAATTGACCGGAGGGGATTTGTGCAGTCCGACACCGTGTTGCCCTCACCCATCAGAAGCGATGAGCCAGCCTGCAGAGCCAAGCCTGATGCCAGCATGGTAGGAGGCCACCCCTGA